tatccgaggcttgttgttatatttcattggagtatggttttacgtggcgggtcccaaacccagcgcacaacccgctcagcgggggtgaaaatattacttgcacgtttatatagcgagccgcttgctccaagaaaGACGCCCGGTTGCAGCCGCACCTATAGGTGTACAGATGCTGTCGATGAGATCTCcaccggctagcccttaaaccgattatgtcagagtggcctagccaggttgtcgccttctcacattagctcacagctaaacggatgtttagcggctacccagaggatacttggccgcaagcgaccggcagtagtgagctgcttgaaccgcatgcaaaataatcgctctggccattcccaggtgtattgcggtcagaagctttccccactttcgtggacttctacacacggctccaccctccacaaaactgcatactcataCAAATTCAGAGAACTCGCAAGTAAAGAACCcgaaatattcgtaaaattttctcaaattttcgaaacgttttttgagattggtttgcattgttccagttacaaaatttataaaattgatttcttaaaatattgaaaaaaaactaataaaaattgcttcaaataaatgttttcgtacatttaaaagcaataagggcaatccccgcttaattcatacaaatatacaacattggttaattctttgtagtgctataaatagaacaaaagcaaaaacaatatcagtttctttgaaaccgccttaccaacaagcataactttaaaacatgattacatacaaagtatgtactgtgaaaaagaataaaataagcaaGGAAGGTAATTGGGATAAAGTTACAACAACTAGGACGTggatgaatgcgtttgtaacacttaaACCATTGTAGGGGGTGCGGGtttaaatcccactcccgggagaaaaaggctttgaagagatttacaaggtatagtcgaaacagctgtcgccttatccgtcctgatgtcccgttgtttaaatttttcacaaattattaaagaaataaaaaaaaaaactaaattgccGACATTGGattaaaattgccactgctatttttcttttctctGCTGTAATATACAAAGCATTTCTCATCAATGCCGCTGTCTGCACTCAGCAAAGTTACTATTAAATGAAGCTTCATTACTCAATTAAGAAAAACTTAAATTGAATTGATTAATTTtctaatattatatatatttattactgTAGTTTAATTCCTCGACAATTTACAGGTCGGGTGAACGCTTATAAATTGATGAAaagtgtttcaaaatttttaatttgattgcAGCACGATATCTATGctacattgttgttgttattgtagttcTAGCgggaaaaaaaattgaaagtgatatacttacttgatacatttttttaactcAGTTTGCTCGCTTGATTAACGTCCAAGGTTTTTAAGCTTTTTATAAAAAGTGATAATACAAAAGTTCCAGAGAATATGTGGCGATAAGAGAAAATCAAGTGTTTATGCCTTTTGCGGGTGTGGTCTTTCTGTAGATTAGATTTATTTGCTCTGCATAGCTGCTGTACGTATTTATAACCTTGTGATTTGAGACTAGGGATGTAACGGATGAGAGTCTACAGGAAACGGGATCGAACctgcaaatttttctttattgGAATCGGAAGCTCCGGTGCATTGGGATCAGTTAAATAATATGATGATATGGTTTTTAGTGTAgactaaaactttttaaagtaggGTAAGAGACCAAAAAATATAGAATCTGGAAAGTGAGCGACATTGGAATAAAGAGAGAAAAATATATCttgatatatatgtattatatatatgataTGTATTTCTTTTGTAAAtgtgtttgtgactgaactcctTCTAACTGCTAGACCgattttgatacaattttatgTGTTTATTCATGCTGACTCGAGGATGCTTTAGATTCGTAATTGGGTCCGTTTTCTTTCCTATCCTTCCCGGAGACCAAGAACCGATCTATTCCAAAAAATGTATGAATTGCTTGAAATGAGGTGCCAAATTAATATTTGCGAAACTTTCATTGCGAGAAGTGGATCAGTTgccttttctaaaaaattttatttatgaatttgACCGatttattatttgagaaacttctCTTTCTGGAAAGTTGACCATGGACCGATCTATTCCAAAAATTCTAGTTTGTGGTGCGATTTGCTTTATATTCTATACAGGGAAACCTCTTTATAAAGCTTCATATTTGAGAAAAAGGGCCGAACTGTTTCTATTATGGTGCCATTTGCACGAAATTTAgtctatattttatatattattatttggGACCCTATCCTTTCAGAAATTGGACCAGGATGatgcgatttgtttgaaatttattatttagaCAGCCCTTCAAATATGTGGAAATGTTTTCACAATTTAGGTATCAAATAGGATATGTCTATACTGGTTTTAACAAGGGTTGGTGATTAAGAAgaagagtgagagtaaaagtcATTGGCAGAAAAAGAGGAATGGAAAATTAGAGATAGGAGTGGGAATTGGAAGCGGTGAGAAAGAGAAGGGTGAGACGAAGAAAAATAGGGAGAGGGGGCGGGGGGGGAGAGAAAGTGGGAATAGAAAATGGAGAAACAATTGAGAAAAAGCGAGGGGAAGATAGAAGGAGAAACACCTAGAGAAGGGAAGGAGATAAAGAATATAGAGGGAGGTTGACTGAGAGGAATTAAGTAGGAGTGGACAAGAGAAATACGGAGGAGATACAGGGATCAGAGACGGAGAGAGGAAGAAAGAGTGACAcagagagagatagagagagGAGGAGattgagagagagagagagacagGGGCGGAATTCCATGCAGCTACCTAGTGAATCTCAGTAATGGCTTGAAAAGGTTCTGAAAGTGCGCcgatataattttaaaatagttcGAACATAGTTTGAAGTCATCTCAAATAACTACAAATCGTCCTCAAATAAACTAGAAAATAATCTGAAAACAATCACAACAGATCACGAACACAATTCCGAAATAAACTGAATTGATCTCAAAATACTTCCGAATAATACCCACAAACAGTTCccacaaaaaatgaaaataaccACAAATAATCAAGAAAATGTTGGCgaccgccatggtgtgatggtagcgtgctccgcctaccacaccgatgatcttgggttcacgccctgggcaaagcaacatcaaaattttagaaacaaggtttttcaattagaaccgggtcgcccctcggaagtgtttggcaagcagtctgagtgtatttctgatatgaaaagctctcagtgaaaacgccgttcggagtcggcataaaacaaataggttcCATTCCGCCAGttggtaagaaaaataaaaaaaggagcacgacgaatattggaagagaagctcggcctaagatttatttattttttaatcaagAAATTAGTCCGGAAATCGTATATATAACAACTTTCTCAACGGTGCACGAAAATAATTTCTACTTATAAGAAACCAATACCGAAATTGTCCCGAGTTGTTAACATAACTTTACCAAGGTTAATCCGAATAAGCCCCGAACTAATTCCatgcaattttaaaaatatttcaaactgACCCCTAAATAGAGACTGAAGAATGTCTGAGCTTTTCTTCAAAAATGGCACAGGTTTTTACATTAAAAGTCAACCAACATTTGAattgcaaaatttattttttgttatacattttcAACTTAACGGTAACAGAAATCCAAAAATCAAGCACAAAATCATTTTTAAAATGATTAGCACATAATACAATTTAAAAAGGGCACCAACTCAACCTAATAAGAGTAGaattgtaaatttaatttttaaaattttgattattatCCTGTTTTGGTGTGATGTGAGTAAAATTATTAGAAAACTTATTTAGTAATTTTCTGTGGTTCTAACATAATTAACACCGGAAGGCATAGTAACTTTATCATAACCTTTCGGGAACAGTTTATTTGCTTCCTCGTCAGTTACAGTGGGTAAAATCATTACTTTGGTACCAGGCTGCAAGTAGAAAAAAGAATACAAGAGGATTATTTAAAAACCTAAATAAAGTGTTCCTTAAAAGTTATCTGTTTTAAAGAAATTTAGCAAATTGAAAAGAAAACTAAacagaaatttataaaaaattagtaGATAAAACGTAAAGGCTACTCACCGTCCAATTAGCAGGTGTGGCCACAACCTTCAGCTTGTCAGTCAATTGCAAAGAGTCAATGCAACGTAGAATCTCACTGGAATAACAAATAGAAAAATTCACATACAGTTAACATAAAACTaaactaaatatttaaattacGCATCAACTCACTCAACATTTCTGCCCGTCGACATCGGATAGAACATTGATAGGCGCACTTTGTGGTCGGGATCGATGATATATAGCGCGCGTATAGTTTTGCCAATCTCTGGATCCTTCTTTTGCTCCTCATCCAACATACCAAAGAGCACAGCTAAATCACGATGTGGATCAGCAATGATGGGATAAGGGAATTCACCGGGAATATCCAAACAATACGATTTGATATCGTTCACCCAGTCAACATGCGACTTCAGTTCATCCACTGAGTGAGCCAAACACTTTACATTACGTTTTGCAAACTCTGGCTGATGAACAGCGATACGGCCCAGTTCAGTTGTGCAGACGGGTGTAAAGTCGGATGGATGTGAGAATAGCATAACCcagctaaaaaaatatttgataagagaTAAGAATATCTTTAGAAAAGGATgttgttaaattaaagggttaTAAGGCAGCTATCTCATATGCACTTACAGCAACGAGCAGAAAAATAACAGATCATTTTTATCAATTTTGTCAATTAGATTAATATTTTCTTCTATGAATTCGAAAATTCATGAAAATTTTGGAATTGACTTTGTAGTTTTTTATCCCAATAAATTTAATCCAACAAATTATATGGTATAGGTCTctcgaaattcgcattgattttgaaAGTTCTTTTTCGGAAGAgtatttcagattttcttccttTTAAAAAACAAAGCTAAGCAAGCGCCTTTTAtgtgaaagaaaatataaaacgaCCTACggaaaaaaatttcacaaatcaATATGAATTTTTAGCGACCTTTAACCTTTACCTTTTTATACTAAAATTGTTGGGGGCTACAAAATTACACACTCATAAAACTCAGAATACTCctaataaaaagtttgaaatttcgtaaattttttcgaattatCTAAATGGTTCTCGAGATTAGCTTGCATTGTTTCAATGACAATATTTACCGAagtattttcttaaaatatcgaaaataaaaaaaagaaattaacttacaaaatttcaaaaaataagtGTAGTGCTATTATTCTGTTCGTTGCTGTATGTTGACTTGTAAACAAACAAgtacttatttatatttatttacacctTGAGTGCAAATATGTTCCTATGTATTGCATTTGTATTGCATTTTCAAATTAATATGCGCTGCTTAAGTTTCgatattaacaatttttattgcTCACAAATGCATAAAAGGCATTGTTTACTGTTTTAATGAATGTATgatttgaaatttgatatatgtcaTACCATAAACAGAAGGGTgttgtaaatataaattttatatgaggGTGAGTCAATAAGTATGAAACCATTCATTTCGGCATCGTTCCTGGTAACAGCGCAGTAACGACCCCGAAACCATAGTCATACCCATTTTGCCCAAATACCACCTGTATTTCTTTCTCTACTCTACCCTTATACTATCAATCATTCTACATCTTATTTTTCACTGTCCGCCTTCGTCTCCAACGCATTCGTTTCTATCTCTACGTCTACTCCTATAACTCTTACACCATCTTCCGTCACCTTTACCGTGGCCCTCGCTCAGGGCcgtggagaggggggggggggggggtagccAGGTCAATTGCCTTGGGGCCCGggaggtttttgggggcccggcaaggcaaagcagcaatggctctctacgcttgtaagtcggcaatcggaaaaaggtggggtctccagccacgcatagtccattggatctatacggtaggggtgagacccatactcttctacgccgtcaccgtatggtggacggcactcgatatcgaatctaacaggagtaaagtaacgagagtacagaggatggcggcaatgctcaccagcggtgcccttccctccactcccaccaaagctcttgaaaccatattattccttctcccaactgatctatatggcagatactgtgcctcctgcaatgcggcgaggctcaa
The DNA window shown above is from Eurosta solidaginis isolate ZX-2024a chromosome 2, ASM4086904v1, whole genome shotgun sequence and carries:
- the LOC137240789 gene encoding peroxiredoxin-6-like is translated as MRLGAIVPNFKAETTKGPISFYDWQGSSWVMLFSHPSDFTPVCTTELGRIAVHQPEFAKRNVKCLAHSVDELKSHVDWVNDIKSYCLDIPGEFPYPIIADPHRDLAVLFGMLDEEQKKDPEIGKTIRALYIIDPDHKVRLSMFYPMSTGRNVDEILRCIDSLQLTDKLKVVATPANWTPGTKVMILPTVTDEEANKLFPKGYDKVTMPSGVNYVRTTENY